The DNA sequence CTGGGCGAGGAACCCGCGGTTCTGCCGCTTGATCAGCGAGTAATGTCGGCGGGCCAGCCCCTCGTAGGTGAGCATCTTCCATGGATGGCGGTCCACGTCGATCTCGCCCTCGCGGGCGCGGTCGAGCGCCTCGCGGTCGACGTACTCGTCCGGGAGGTCGGCCACCGCGTCGAGCGAGTCCGCCGTGATGGCATCGAGCGCCGCCGGCGGCTCCAGCGCCGACAGCACGCGGTCGAAGTCGACCGTGTCGGTGAAGTTGCGCCACGACACCCCGTCGACGCGCAGGAGCTTCTCGACGACTTCCCGGCGGTTCGTCGTGTTCTCGATGTACTCCCACAGCTCCTTGCCGAGCTTGTAGGGGTTGAGGCCCGGCGATCCGAGGACGCGGGCCTGATGGTCGGCGTAGCTGAGGAACTCGTCCGGCCCGGCGAACGCCTCCTCGCCCATCATCATCGACTCCCAGTAGGCGGCCCACCCCTCGTTCATCACCTTGCTCATCTTCTGGGCGGCGAAGTAGTACGCCTCCGCCCGGAGCATGTCGAGCACGTCGCGCTGCCACGGCTCCATCTCGTCGGCCTTCCCCGCCTCCTCGTCGTACTGCTTCCCGTGGCGGCGGAGGAAGGCCAGCACGTCCTTCTCGGGCTCGTCCGGGAACGAGACGGAGTCGCCGTCCTCGTCCTGCCGTTCGAGCCACTCGTCGCTGAACACCTCCTCGCGCACCTCGTCGGAGACGTCCAGTTCGGCGAGCTGCTCGCTCAGGTCGTCGTCGGTCTCGACGGGGTCGGGCGTCGACAGCACCTCCGGGTCGAACACCTGGTGCTGGTCGATGTTGTCCTCCAGCGAGAGCAGGTTGTCGATCCAGCGCTCGACCTCGGAACGGTCGATCTCCGGGTCGCTCATGTACTCGCCGATCTTCCGGCCGTGCCGCTCCAGCATCGCCGCGGCGTCCAGGTCGTCGGCGAACATGCCGAACCACTCGTTGTTGGCGAAGAAGTCGGCGTGGGCCTCGACGTGGGTGATGACGGCCTTCTGGTCGGCCAGCGAGTTCGACTCCTGCAGGAACGCGTGTGAGGGGTTGTCGTTGTTGACGATCTCGAACGCCTTCCCGCCGCCGTAACGGTCCTGCTTGCGCTGGCGGTCGTACTTCATCCCCCAGCGCCAGTGGGGGTAGCGCCGCTGGAACCCGTCGTAGGCGATGAGCTGGTTCATCTCGTCGTAGTCGACGATCCAGTAGTTCACCGGGTACGGCTCCAGCCCCAGGCGCTCGGCCAGTTCGTTCGCGTCGTCGACCGGCTCCTGCAGGTCGGCGGCGATCCGGCGCGCCTCGTAGCGGTCGAAGCTCATCGTTCCTCCGTGTGGCGGCCGCAGTCGTCCGGGGTCGGTGGCTGTGCTGTGGTCATGATTCGTCCTCCTCCGTGCTGAGGATCTCGTAGATCGCATCGGTCACGTCGTCGGGACCGGTGACGTACGCCACGGCCACGTCGTCGTTCTCGCCGAAGTGGCGCTCGACTTCCTCGGCGTGGGTGGCGTTGATGGCGTTGCCGCTTGGCTGGGTCTCCACGTAGGCGTGGAGGTTCGCCGGGATTTCCTCCATCAGCGGGATGACGCCCTCCTCGGTGTCGTTCGAGGAGTTCTCGCTGTCGCCGGCCGCGAACACGTAGCGGTTCCAGTCGCTCCAGGGGTACTCCGCCAGCAGTTCCTCGGCGAGTTCGTACGCCGAGGATATCTTCGTCCCGCCGCCGCTGCGGATGCCGAAGAAGTCGTCGCGCTCGACCTCCCAGGCCTCGGCGTCGTGGGCGATGTAGACGAACTCGGCGTTGTCGTACTTCCCCTGGAGATACCAGTCCAGCGGCGTGAACGTGCGCTCGACCAGTTCGCGCTTCTGCTCGCGCATCGAGCCGCTCACGTCGCGGATGTTCACGACGACGACGTTCTTCTCCTTCTCCTCGATGACCTCGGGATGGCGGTAGCGCTCGTCCTCCCGGCGGAACGGGACGTGGTCGATCCCCTCCCGGCGGATCTGCTCCTGCACCGTCTCGCGCTCGACGTTTTCCTCGACGGCCGCGATGCTGTCCCACTCGTCGCGCTCGTCGGCCGGGATGTCGCTGTACGCGTCGTCCAGCCACGCCCGCGAGACGGGGATCGACTCGCCGCGCGCCCACTCGAACGCCTTCGCCGGGCCGACGCCGTCGACTTTCAGCACCTCGCGGAGGAACTCCCCGTCGAAGTCCATCGCCAGCTTGCGCTTGAGGCCCTGTTTGAACATCCGCTCGAAGTCGAGCGTGCTGTCGGGACCGGTCTTCGTGAGGTCCTTGTACGGCCCCTCGGTCTCCTCGACGACGCTCTTGCCCTTCGGTTCGAGGTCCAGCCCGAGTTCCTCGTCCAGTTCCTCGGCGAACTCCTCGGGGTCCATCTGGTAGTACTCGTGCTCGCCGTGCTCCTCGCCGGGGTCGCCCTCCTCGTCGCCGTCGCCGGGCTGGGGCTGTGGCTGCCCGACGGGGTCGCCCACGTCGGCGTCGCCCTGTCCGACGCCGCCCTGGTCCAGCTGGTCGTACTCGAACTCCGGGAGGTCGACGATCTTGATCGGCACCCGGACCTCGTCCGAACGGCTCCCACCGAGGTCGCCGTACTGGATGAACTCCGAGAGGTCCTCGCGCCGTTCCTCGCCCACCTCGTAGAACCGCTCGACGTCGTCTTTCAGTCCCATTTGTAGCTCACCTGTCCCATGACGTGTCGGCTTGTCAGCTCCGCCGACGCCTCGCTGTAGCCGAACAGTTCGACCATGTTGTCGATCGTCTCGGCTTTGATCGCGGCCGTCTCGGTGTCGCTCGGCGGGTCGTCCCACTGTCGCGGGTCGAAGTCCTCGAACAGCCGCGACACGTCCTCCCAGTCGTGGGATTCGAGGACGCTCCGGATCACCGGGATCTCCGTGAGGTCGGCGTCGGCCGCCGAGAAGTCGTCGCCGCGGTGCTCCCACGCGTGGCGGTTCAGCGCGGTGATCACCTTCTCGGTGCGGAACTGCCGGACGGCCGGCGAGGCCTCGTCGCCGTCGTAGCTCTCCGGCGAGAACCGGCCGAGATGCTCGGTCTCGAACACCTTCATCTTCAGCGGGTCCGGGTCGACGCGCTCGCCGCGCTCGTTCTCCAGCTGCTCGTCGGTCGCCCAGGCGTACACGTGCTCGACGTACTCGGCGACGGTCTCCTCGTCGACCCGGCGGTCGCGCATCATCGCGTCGAGCACGTCATCCTCCTGGCGCTGGAACACGTGGTTCTTGACGGGGACGACGCGGTTCTCGAACTCCGTCCGCTCGCCCGGCGAGAACACCGGAGCCTCCGTCAGCCCCTCGGCCATCGCGTTCAGCACGTCGCGGGGCATGATCACGTCCTCGACCGGCAGGTCCGCGTGGTGGCGGTCCGGGGTGCCGTGGAGCAGGTCCGCGATCGTGTCGCGGGTGTAGGTCACCGGGATGCCGTGGTCGCCGTCCGACGTGCCGTCGCCGAACTCGAAGTCGTCCTTCTCGACGCGCTCGTCGCCGTCCCGGAGGTAGCCGCGGTCGAACAGCAGCGCCTTGTCGACGAGGTCGAGTCCGGGCGGCAGATCCTCGTCGTCCAGCCTTGTGACGACGCTGTACAGCGCCGCCGCCTCGACGGCGTGGGGCGCGAGTTCGCGCTCCCTGAGGTCGCCGTCGGCGTCCTTGACGGCCACGGTGATCGGCTCGGCGATCTTCGCCTCGACCGCCTCCTCGTCGCCGTCCCACACCTCGGTCTCGTTCGTGAGTTCGCGCCGCACGAGTTCGGTCTCCAGGCTCCGGTTGGTGAGGTACGCGAACTCGTGTTTGTCGAGGCGGCGCTTCAGCGCCTTCAGGGGGTCCATCCCGTTCTTCTCGGCGTGCTGGTTCAGCTTCGCCTCCAGGTCCGGGTTCGAGATGATCACGAGCTGGGTGTCGATGTCCATCCCGATCCCCTTGTCCAGCTTGACGGTGCCCTCGTCGGGCACGTTCAGCAGCTTCTGGAGCAGGTCGGCGTGCTGGGCGGCGTCCTCGACGACGGTGAGGAGGCCGTTGCCCTGCGAGAGCACGCCGTCGTAGGAGAACGCCTGCGGGTTCTTCCGGCCGCGGGAATCGAGTTCCTGCAGCATACCGCGCATCCACGTGCCGACCAGCCGCTCCTTGGGCTGGCCCTCGTCCTCGGAGTGGAGGACGCCGATCCCGCGCCCCACGTCGACGACGTAGTTCTTCACCCGGAGGTGCGACTCGTCGGTCACCGCCGAGAACAGGTCCTCGACGCCGCGCCGGCGGTACTCCTCCTCCAGGTAGTCGTACGCCTCTCGGGAGAACGGGTCCAGCCGCTCCTCGACGCGGACGTCGAGGTGGTCGTCGTTCGCCTCGTTCAGTTCCGCCAGCAGTTCCTCGCGCACGTCGTCCGGGAACGCCGAGAGCGGGTGTGCCTGCACCGGGCTCTCGTACCACTGGTCCTCGTCGGCGGGCGCGTCGCCGCCGTAGGAGAGGCCGCGGGTGTCGGCCGCCGTCGCCACGTTCCACTCGACGGTGTAGCGCCGGCCCTCCGGGGTCTTCGAGTACTCCCGGAGCCCGTTGATCAGGCAGCGCTTCAGCTCGGACTTGCCGGTCGCGGTCGGCCCGTCGAACCAGATGATCTTCTCGTCTTTCGCCCGGCCCGCCGCGATGGAGCGCAGGTCGTCGACGAACGCGTTCAGAACTTCCGTGTTGCCCAGCACGGCGTGCTCGCCGTCGTTGTGCGGGTCGTCGAAGAAGCGGTAGCGCTCCGTCTCCTCGCCCTCCTCGACGACGGTCCGCGTGCCGGCCGCCTCGATCGCCTCCAGCAGGTACTTCGAGGCGTGGGAGGCGATTCGGGGGGTCTCGAACACCGCGTCGACGTACTCGGCGAGGCTCACCGGCTCCTCGTAGGCCCCTTCGAGGGCGCGGTCGGCCTCGCTGACGAACTCGTCGCCGCGACTCATCAGTCCTCCATCTCGGCTTTGGCGACCTCCGCGCCGGCGAACTCCAGCACCTCGCGAGCGCCCGACTCGGAGTAGCCCTGCTCGATCAGGGCGTCGATCCACTCGTTGCGCTCGTCGTCGTCGAACTCGTTGCTGGAGACCAGCGCCGAGAAGTTGATGTTGTGTTTCTTGTCCTCCCAGAGCTTGCGCTCTAACGCGCGGCGCAGGCGCTCGTTGTCCTGCGGATTGAACGCCTCGCCCTCGCGGGCGCGCCGGGAGACCCAGTTCGACACCTCCTGCCGGAAGTCGTCCTTCCGGTCCTCGGGCACGTCGAGTTTCTCCTCGACCGAGCGCAGGAACGTCTCGTCGGGCTCCTGCTCGCGCCCGGTGAGCTCGTCCTCGACGGTCTGGTCGTCGATGTAGGCCATCACGTGGTCCATGTACTTCTCGCCCTGGCGCTGGATCTCGTCGACGTCGTAGGCCAGCGCGTGGCGCACGTCCTCGATCGCCCGCTCCTTGTACTCCTCGCGAACGGTTTCGAGGTAGCGGTAGTACGTCCCGAAGTTCTCCTCGGGGATCGAGCCGTGGTGTTCGAGGTTCTCCTCGAAGAAGTTGAACACCGTCAGCGGCGAGAGGAACCCGCGGCTCCGGTGTTTGGAGTCCATGATCGCCTCGGCGATCTCGTCGCCGATGAAGCGCGGCGAGATGCCCATCATCCCCTCGCCGATGTCGGCTTTCTCCTCGGCCTCCTCGCGGAGCTTCTTCACGTCGACCTCGTCGCCCTCGTCGACCTCGCCGTTGTACGCCTTGGCCTTCTGGAGCAGGTCGACCGTCTCGGTGTCGGGCTCCTCGATCCGGGTCAGGACGCCGAACAGCCCGGCCATCTCCAGGGTGTGCGGTTCGACGTTGATGTCGGGCACGTCGGCGTTGGCGAGCATCTTCCGGTAGATGTCGGCCTCCTGCTCGTAGGAGAGGACGTACGGGAAGTCGATCCGCTTGGTGCGGTCGTTGAACGCCTCCATCTTCTCGTCGCCCTTCTTGTCCTTGTACTCGGGCATGTTCGTCCGGCCGACGATCACCTGGTCGATGTCGATCCGCGGGTTGTTCTTCGGCTTGATCGTCTGCTCCTGGGTCGCGTGCAGGAAGTCGTAGAGGAACTCCCGCTGGAGCTTCAGCAGCTCCTCGCCCGAGAAGATGCCGCGGTTGGCGTTGCAGAACGCGCCGGAGTAGTCGAACGCCCGTGGGTCGGACTCGCCGTAGACGGCGATCTTCGAGTAGTTTACGTCGCCGGTCAGCTCCGTCTCGTCCTGGTTCTTCTTGTCCTTCGGCTCGAACGTCTCCAGGCCCTGCCGCTTGTTCTCGTCGGCGACGAGCCGGACGACCTCGATGTGGTTCGAGAGCACCTGCTCCAGGTCGTCGTCGTAGTACGACAGGAGCCGGTCCATGTAGAACTCGGACTCCGGATCCAGCGCCTGCTCGTTGCGGATCGAGTACGGGGCGTCGAGGCGCTCGTTGAGGTCGGCGATGATCGACCCCCGCTGCTCGTGGGGCACCAGCACAAGGGGGTCCTGATTCATCGGGGACCGGACGGTGTCGTCGGCCGGGTCCTGGTCCTCGATCACGTCACAGAGGTTCGTCCAGCGGAACGTGTACAGCCGCCCCTCGTCCCGGGCGGTGTAGTCCTCGTAGTACTCCCGGATCTGCTGGTCGAAGGCGGACTTCCCCGACCCGACGGGGCCGAGCAGGAGTTTGATCCGGCGCTCCGGGCCGAGGCCGCGGGCCGACGACTTCACCTTGTTGACGAACTCGTGGATCGCCTGGTGGATCACGCGGCCGTAGAACGTGTTCTCGCCGTCGTTGACCGGGTCCTCGGAGACGAGTTTGTACTCGACGACGCCGGCCTCCTCGTCGTACTCGGTGCCGTAGTAGTCAAACATGTCCGCGACGCGCTGGTGTGCGTTGCGGGCGATCTTCGGGGACTCGTACACCTCCTCCAGGTACCAGTCGAACGGCTTCGCCGCACGCAGGTCCTCCGGGACCGAGTCCTGGTACTCCTGACTCAACTCCTCTAGCGTGTCGATATCTCCTGTCATTGTATCACGGTCGGTTGGTTGCCCACCCGTTCGGGCGGCCGGGCCGTCGGCCCGACCGCCGCGGCGACTGGCAGCGGGGGGAGAGCGCGGGACCGACCCCGCAACTTCGGCGCGCACCTGCCGTCGTCCCCACCCGACGCCGCAGTAGCGACTTCCGCCGACGGCGGCCACGACGCGTCGATCCGAGTTACCCGGGAGCGTGACATGTGTGGTCGTCTGTCATGCCCGCGCGCGAGACCGTCACTTCGTCCGCTGGGGGCGACTGAGAACGTCGTCGACGACTGAGTCGATCCGGGGCGCGAGGGTGGCACGGTGGCAGGCTCCACCGATAGTATTTAATCTATGAGTTCCTGAGCAACTTAAGCGTAACCCCAAAAGGTATTTGTCGCCATCAGATCCGCAATGAACGTTCCGGAATTAACCGGAACGTCGGCCACCGGTCCGGAGGATCGCGGACATATTCTGCCCCATTTATATACACACCGGTGATAGCGCGGTCGTCGAGCGCCGGTAGCGGACCCGTCCGGACTACGGCGCGGAACCGTACACCCCTTACGGTGGGGACGCGTACGGCTTCGCGATGAGCGACCTCGACACGCCCGACGGCTGGGTCGTCTGGAACGAGGGCGCGGACGGCCGGCTGGTGCTCGCGTACCGCCCCGACGTGTTCGACGCCGGCGAGTTCCCCGCCGAGTGCCTCCCGACGCTGTATCTGACCCGGGGCCGAAAGGGGGGCCGCCCGCCGGGCGAGTCGCCCGCGGCCGGCGCGGACTGGCACGTCACGCTGTTCCTCGAACCCGACGTCGACGACGGCGGCGAGCGCTACGACTCGCGCGAGGCGGCCGTCGAGGGTGCCATGGAGCGCGCCGCGGCGTTCGCGGCCGGCGAGGTCGACTACCGCGCGCTGTACCAGGTGCCGCGGGAGTCGTACTTCGAGCGACTGGACGAACTGACGGGTCGGGAAGCTTAACCCATCCGGCCGACTACGGTCGGCCATGTCACAGGTCACGCTCGTCGGCACGCGCCTCGCGGCCGTCGACGAGGAGTTCGTCTACCACGGCGAGGCCCCCGGCTGTGACGGCTGCCCCTACCGCGACCAGTGTCTGAACCTCTCGGAAGGCGTCAGGTACCGCGTGGTCACCGTGCGCGAGAACGCCCAGTCTCTCGACTGCGCGGTCCACGACGGCGACGTGCGCGCGGTCGAGGTCGAACCGGCCCCGGTCCGCGCGAACGTCCCGTCGAAAAACGCCTACGCCGGCAGCAAAGCGAGCCTCGCCGGTCCCTGCCCCCACGTCGAATGCCCCAGCCACGAGTTCTGCGTCGCCGACGGCGCGGACGACGAGACGGAACGGCAGATCGCCGAAGTCGTCGGCGACCCGCCACACGACACCTGCGCGCTGGACCGCGACCTGACGCTCGTCGAGTTCGCGCCCGAGGAGTGACCGCAGGGCGGAATGCCGGCGGGTTAAGTCGCCCCGGCCCCTACCGGCGTGCATGGACGACCCCGACACGCCAGCCCCCGCAGCGGGGGACGCCGACGGCGGCCCGGAGTTCGCCGGCGACCCGCCCGCAGCGCTGGCGCTGCTCGCCGACGCCGTCGACCCGCTACGCGCCACGCTCCAGCAGGCGACCGGCGCGTTCGGGCTGCCCGACCCCGAGATGCTCGTCAGCGACGTGCTCACGACGCCCCCCGACGAGCGGTTCGCCCGCTGTGCGCGCCGGTACGCCGAGCGATTCGGCGACGGGGCGCTGCTCTCCGACCCCGAGCGCCTGACCGCGCTGACCGCC is a window from the Halostella salina genome containing:
- a CDS encoding DUF5820 family protein, whose amino-acid sequence is MSDLDTPDGWVVWNEGADGRLVLAYRPDVFDAGEFPAECLPTLYLTRGRKGGRPPGESPAAGADWHVTLFLEPDVDDGGERYDSREAAVEGAMERAAAFAAGEVDYRALYQVPRESYFERLDELTGREA
- a CDS encoding YeaH/YhbH family protein, which translates into the protein MGLKDDVERFYEVGEERREDLSEFIQYGDLGGSRSDEVRVPIKIVDLPEFEYDQLDQGGVGQGDADVGDPVGQPQPQPGDGDEEGDPGEEHGEHEYYQMDPEEFAEELDEELGLDLEPKGKSVVEETEGPYKDLTKTGPDSTLDFERMFKQGLKRKLAMDFDGEFLREVLKVDGVGPAKAFEWARGESIPVSRAWLDDAYSDIPADERDEWDSIAAVEENVERETVQEQIRREGIDHVPFRREDERYRHPEVIEEKEKNVVVVNIRDVSGSMREQKRELVERTFTPLDWYLQGKYDNAEFVYIAHDAEAWEVERDDFFGIRSGGGTKISSAYELAEELLAEYPWSDWNRYVFAAGDSENSSNDTEEGVIPLMEEIPANLHAYVETQPSGNAINATHAEEVERHFGENDDVAVAYVTGPDDVTDAIYEILSTEEDES
- a CDS encoding SpoVR family protein; this encodes MSFDRYEARRIAADLQEPVDDANELAERLGLEPYPVNYWIVDYDEMNQLIAYDGFQRRYPHWRWGMKYDRQRKQDRYGGGKAFEIVNNDNPSHAFLQESNSLADQKAVITHVEAHADFFANNEWFGMFADDLDAAAMLERHGRKIGEYMSDPEIDRSEVERWIDNLLSLEDNIDQHQVFDPEVLSTPDPVETDDDLSEQLAELDVSDEVREEVFSDEWLERQDEDGDSVSFPDEPEKDVLAFLRRHGKQYDEEAGKADEMEPWQRDVLDMLRAEAYYFAAQKMSKVMNEGWAAYWESMMMGEEAFAGPDEFLSYADHQARVLGSPGLNPYKLGKELWEYIENTTNRREVVEKLLRVDGVSWRNFTDTVDFDRVLSALEPPAALDAITADSLDAVADLPDEYVDREALDRAREGEIDVDRHPWKMLTYEGLARRHYSLIKRQNRGFLAQIGQSDLERIGRYLFDDAVYDDVDEALADVDFSRGWDRMREIRESHNDVTFIDEFLSQEFVDANEYFTYEYSQATGGNRVASTDYEDVKQKLLLQFTNFGKPTIAVYDGNYNNRNELLLGHHYNGVMLDIEQAKRTLERVFELWGRPVNLMTIVKEVDEHDIEVAKRRNREPEPEERGKLLRYDGDEHTVEDLPWEEVEGIAASDVDYDTKPDEWLA
- a CDS encoding PrkA family serine protein kinase, yielding MTGDIDTLEELSQEYQDSVPEDLRAAKPFDWYLEEVYESPKIARNAHQRVADMFDYYGTEYDEEAGVVEYKLVSEDPVNDGENTFYGRVIHQAIHEFVNKVKSSARGLGPERRIKLLLGPVGSGKSAFDQQIREYYEDYTARDEGRLYTFRWTNLCDVIEDQDPADDTVRSPMNQDPLVLVPHEQRGSIIADLNERLDAPYSIRNEQALDPESEFYMDRLLSYYDDDLEQVLSNHIEVVRLVADENKRQGLETFEPKDKKNQDETELTGDVNYSKIAVYGESDPRAFDYSGAFCNANRGIFSGEELLKLQREFLYDFLHATQEQTIKPKNNPRIDIDQVIVGRTNMPEYKDKKGDEKMEAFNDRTKRIDFPYVLSYEQEADIYRKMLANADVPDINVEPHTLEMAGLFGVLTRIEEPDTETVDLLQKAKAYNGEVDEGDEVDVKKLREEAEEKADIGEGMMGISPRFIGDEIAEAIMDSKHRSRGFLSPLTVFNFFEENLEHHGSIPEENFGTYYRYLETVREEYKERAIEDVRHALAYDVDEIQRQGEKYMDHVMAYIDDQTVEDELTGREQEPDETFLRSVEEKLDVPEDRKDDFRQEVSNWVSRRAREGEAFNPQDNERLRRALERKLWEDKKHNINFSALVSSNEFDDDERNEWIDALIEQGYSESGAREVLEFAGAEVAKAEMED
- a CDS encoding UPF0179 family protein; the protein is MSQVTLVGTRLAAVDEEFVYHGEAPGCDGCPYRDQCLNLSEGVRYRVVTVRENAQSLDCAVHDGDVRAVEVEPAPVRANVPSKNAYAGSKASLAGPCPHVECPSHEFCVADGADDETERQIAEVVGDPPHDTCALDRDLTLVEFAPEE
- a CDS encoding PrkA family serine protein kinase, which codes for MSRGDEFVSEADRALEGAYEEPVSLAEYVDAVFETPRIASHASKYLLEAIEAAGTRTVVEEGEETERYRFFDDPHNDGEHAVLGNTEVLNAFVDDLRSIAAGRAKDEKIIWFDGPTATGKSELKRCLINGLREYSKTPEGRRYTVEWNVATAADTRGLSYGGDAPADEDQWYESPVQAHPLSAFPDDVREELLAELNEANDDHLDVRVEERLDPFSREAYDYLEEEYRRRGVEDLFSAVTDESHLRVKNYVVDVGRGIGVLHSEDEGQPKERLVGTWMRGMLQELDSRGRKNPQAFSYDGVLSQGNGLLTVVEDAAQHADLLQKLLNVPDEGTVKLDKGIGMDIDTQLVIISNPDLEAKLNQHAEKNGMDPLKALKRRLDKHEFAYLTNRSLETELVRRELTNETEVWDGDEEAVEAKIAEPITVAVKDADGDLRERELAPHAVEAAALYSVVTRLDDEDLPPGLDLVDKALLFDRGYLRDGDERVEKDDFEFGDGTSDGDHGIPVTYTRDTIADLLHGTPDRHHADLPVEDVIMPRDVLNAMAEGLTEAPVFSPGERTEFENRVVPVKNHVFQRQEDDVLDAMMRDRRVDEETVAEYVEHVYAWATDEQLENERGERVDPDPLKMKVFETEHLGRFSPESYDGDEASPAVRQFRTEKVITALNRHAWEHRGDDFSAADADLTEIPVIRSVLESHDWEDVSRLFEDFDPRQWDDPPSDTETAAIKAETIDNMVELFGYSEASAELTSRHVMGQVSYKWD